A stretch of DNA from Telopea speciosissima isolate NSW1024214 ecotype Mountain lineage chromosome 5, Tspe_v1, whole genome shotgun sequence:
CTACATTTAAATTCCtctaattttattttgggagaaagaatgctacctgggcaCTTGCGGTGCGCTGCCCTggtgtccagacacatgggtgggcgaaatgactgccacaCCCACACGGAAAGGTGGAATTTCCCAGGGGTGCAGCGATTATTTCACCCTCCCCTATTTCTAGACACAGGGGCAGTGTACCGCACGCActcaggtagcgttctctttcccttttattttttattcttgacaTTGATCTTCTATTTTCTTGGACAATGGCACACATAAAAAGTGGGAGAAAGTTATTTGAATAGTCAGGCACTACTCAAGCCTTGATAAGCTTATTAAGGAGGTCATCTCATTTTACCATGTGGAATGATGATCTACCATTGGATAGTAACTACATGTCCTTTAtcagtcacatgtcaaatttgagagtctaattcaatcaaattccCTCCTATGAATTTGCATGCATTcctatgtatgtccatgcatatTTACAATACTCCGACCACTAGTATGCACTCTCCAATTGACAAAATTTCGGTCACATTGGATTTGCCAAGTGACAAATATTTTGAAGCATTTGCTAAACTTATCAAAGCATGCATTTTGATAAGTTTTGCACTTATAAAATATgataggattttcttatttgaCACATATTAAGGTATCAAATAACCTTATTCTTTTGCCCTAGGTATAAGACactcttttttcttccaatgagggtaaaattttctcatttcacatgtatattcGAAAAGTGTGCAAAACATTCTTACCAAGGGCATTATGACAAGTtagattattttgattttttaacttcTGACTTGAAaaacttttaggaataaaacAACAGGAATTCAAAGAAGGTTACATTTAATGGCTTATTGACGCTACCTAATTTATGGTATCAAATATCAATCAATGGGTAAGGTAGTGTGAAGTTCATGATTTTAGTTgttggtacttttttggctaTACATATCAGTATCTGCCATGACCAATATCGATATGATATCAGTGAAACACCTATGAAGCAATGTTCTAAATTTCGGTTTCTAAGAAGTCTGAATTGAGTTGTGTTGGATCTCATTTTGAGGTTTTAATATTCAGTTTCGACCCTAGATTTTATTCTGATCAGGCCAAAATAGAGCAATTTGAAAATATTCTATCAATTTCGAACCAAATTTAATTCCAAGCTATAAAATATGAACCCTAGATtttagatataaaaaaaaaagtggactTTTGATACTCTATCAAACCGATACGGACTAAAATCGGCAATACCGAATCCAATGCAGTATACTTGTGGAGTCATGATTTgaggtatcgatatcgtatcgctTGGATCGGGTGATATGTATCGGTTTGCAAGTTTGCGATCCTGATACCGTGCTGATGCTGTATCAGTAACACAGTACAAATAAGGGGTAAAAAACGTtaaagggtttttgtcaaatgccccctaAAAATGCTCATTTGTTTAAATGTATCCCTATGACTTTATAAATTGTAAACTCCCccctattttcaaaatattataatattttggtccaatccgttagtcTGGGCGTTAGAGATTAGTTTTAAGAATCTAATGATCCAAATGCCCTTACGATAAAAACCAactaaaattaaagagtaaagtgatcaaattgcccttaTCTTTCTCAAACAGTTCAAGggacattttaaaaaaaaattaaaggtaaATTAGTCTGGTACAGTCGATTTGTATATGGTATCGTATCAGTGTGGAGTGCGGTCATCAAATGGTGCGTGCTCAGAAAACGATCGCGACGTACAGACGATTTACGGCCGGTGACTCGGTGAGGAAGTGAGGAGCCTTGAACCTTACGCTGCCataggaagaaggaaggaaggtcAACGTGGTCCCTGAATAATGTAACGTACACAAACCACCAACatttgggtttttgtcaaatcaGAAGAGTAAGAGTGTAGATTTTTCTCCCACTTGGAGTTCGCATGACGAGAGCTGATGCATCAGCGACAAGTTTTCAGCTTCAGATCTAAGCGTAAACGTTTCTCTGTAACTTTACTTTTGCCATTCTTATAGACTAGAATTTCTTTCCTGTTCTTTATTTTACCACTGGGTTGGATTTTGTTTAAATTCATCATGGAGTGTAATTGCCTTCGTGttctagattctgatttttctctttaattcttattcttgtgttattttgtttgtttccttTGATGGGTGATGAAGAAATGGTTGGTAGTGTAAAGACTACAGATGCTAAATCAAAAACAAAGTTGACCCTTCTACCATTAATTGCTCTTATCTTCTATGAAGTCTCTGGAGGACCCTTCGGGGTTGAAGATTCCGTTAGGGCCGGAGGTCCCCTTCTATCCTTGCTTGGTTTCTTAGTTTTTCCACTGTTCTGGAGCATTCCGGAAGCTTTAATTACCGCTGAGCTTGCAACCAGCTTCCCTGAAAATGGTGGATATGTTCTTTGGGTATCTGCAGCTTTTGGACCCTTCTGGGGTTTCCAAGAAGGTTTCTGGAAGTGGTTCAGTGGGGTCATGGACAATGCGCTTTACCCTGTTTTGTTTCTGGATTACTTGAAACACTCTTTTCCAATCTTCAATCGGTTGATTGCTCGAATACCTACTCTCTTGGGAATTACTGTTTCTTTGACATATTTGAATTACAGAGGTCTGCACATCGTTGGGTTTTCTGCTGTCGCCCTTGCCATCTTTTCCCTTCTCCCCTTCTTAGTTATGggtcttctctcccttcccaaAATAAGACCTAAACAGTGGTTAGTCATAGATTTAGGAAAGGTGGATTGGAGGGGATACTTTAATAGCttgttttggaatttgaattaCTGGGATAAAGCTAGTACCTTGGCGGGAGAGGTTGAGAACCCGAGCCGCACTTTCCCCAAGGCACTGCTGGGAGCTGTGGTTTTGGTTGTTGCTTCATACTTGATTCCCCTTCTTGCGGGTACAGGAGCTTTGGATTCTTCCCCGAGTGAATGGAGCGATGGATACTTTGCAGAGGTGGGGATGCTGATAGGTGGGTTGTGGCTCAAGTGGTGGATCCAAGCAGCAGCTGCAATGTCTAACATGGGGTTGTTTGAGGCTGAGATGAGTAGTGATGCCTTCCAGCTTCTTGGGATGAGTGAGATGGGGATGCTTCCTGGTTTTTTCGCTTCAAGGTCAGTCACTTTGGCATAATTTATTTCCTTTCTAGTCTTATAATGTGCAGAATTATGATTTGTAACTTTGATCTGAATTAACCATAAAGTATAGGCCGCTGCACATCTTCTTCCCATAGTTTTTTTGTGTGAAAATGATGCCAATCTGAATGAATGCATGATAACTTTGTGTAAACAAACCTTTCAGATCAAAATATGGGACCCCCACTATTAGCATCCTGTGCTCAGCAACTGGGGTTGTGTTCTTGTCATGGATGAGCTTCCAGGAGATCGTGgaatttcttaattttctctATTCTATAGGAATGCTTCTCGAATTTGCAGCTTTCATCAGGCTGAGAATAAAGAAACCAGATCTTCAACGACCATACAAGGTTCCCTTAAAAACATTTGGGGTGACAATTCTTTGCCTGCCACCTTCATTGTTGCTTGTTCTTGTCATGTGTCTAGCTTCAGTTAAGACTTTTTTAGTAAGTGGCAGTGTAATCATACTTGGGGTGTTCCTGTACCCTATTATAGAACATTTGAGGGAGAAGAGGTGGGCCCATTTTGACACATTACCAGCAGTACCTAAAGATAATGTTCAGGATGCAGTTCCTGTTTTGTCCCAACCACATCAAGAGTATGTGGATGAGTCTTCAATAAGTCTTTTATCAGAACTTCCATCAACTAATAGGGGACAACAATCTTCTGAAATTTTGCTGGAGGAGGTTTTAAAATTGGAATAGAAAAAGTATTTTTATTCCTGTGCTAGTCAGATAAATGTACTAATacattgtaatttttcttttcagaaTTGTATGGTTATATCTTGTAAGGAAATATGTTTTCTGTATAAtttattttctccattttgcGTTGGCGGCTCTGACAAGCACAGTTTTTTAATCCTTTTCATTTGTAGACTTCCATGCAAGGAATAATGTCTCCATCACTTTTGTTCAAGTGTCAATTGGTAGTGCTGGACCTGTAAATGCATAGATTATAGGGAAACAGATGGGTGGGGTTTAGTCTCTCAAAGTGATTTGAGAGCAGggataacatttttttttttttttttccttctagttTGATTATCTCATGGGGAGTTCAATACATGGTCAGGGTGTAGTGCATTTTACCAAAAGCTGCTTCCTGCAACTGCCAATTCGTTTctcatcttttaatttttttttatctataaaGAATGTTCTGCTTAAACTGCCCTTTCCTCATTGAGCTTCACTCAGTTCCTGTTGAAATCCTCAACTTCATGGATATATAGTAGATGTAGTTGCTATATGTCTTTAACCAGAAAGACACGCATTGCATTTTGATATGTGAATGTTCTTATCATGTCATCTATCCGTAATGTTTGCTGAGGAAATTACTGTCACTTAATTTTTGACATCAACACATCATGCTTGACACCTTTTTCTTGTGATGAATTCATCCTATATGGTTCAATGGATTCGTTGTGCTTTACAGTTATTTTTACATGAAAAAACACTGGAACTTGTAGCAAAATAAAGATTGATCAGTTTGGAGTGCCATGACTCTGAGATTCTGCTTATTTCTAGGACATTTACACTGAAAGTGGGACTTTTGGGAATATTTCATCCAATATGGCATTGTAGATGCTAAATTGTGCACATCAAGTTCTGCACTTTACCACTCTTAAAAAGCACACATTTTTCTAAGTTCGACTAGGCATACTTGGCCTGTATACTAGTGGGACCCATGTAGTTAGTCTCAGATCCACTCAACTGTCTCTGGTTGAACAGCAGTCTGGGCACAGATGCACAACATTATGATCTATTCATTGATTTTATTTCCcagaaatttttattatttacttCTCTTGTGGGGGTGGGGATTTGTAGATTTGGTTTTTGGATTGCATCTATTTATTTCATGTTTGAATTTAGTTTGGTAGAATTTAATTCTAATAGGCTTTTACTAGTTGGTTTAGGCGTAACTTTtcaaaaatgtattttcattAGGATTCTAGTAAAGACATCCAAGTGGTAGAGAAAGAATTGTCACCTATTCCTTTCTTAAACTTCACATGAGAAAGTTTATTTTGCTCTTCGAGACTGAATGTTTACAGACTGAACAACCCATTGAAATTTCTCATGGAATAATGGTAAAACTATGTCAAAGTTTCattatttttgtctatttcCAGTCCCTTAAACCGTTCCGGTGTACAGTAGACAAATCTGAGTGTATCAAACACCCAGGATCTAAATCCAATATCCATGGCTAGGAGAAACTTCCCAAATATATCAAGGCCTTGAAAAACTTTAATTTCTCCCAAACTGACGCATTAATTTTTAACCTTTCTGTACAATTCATAAGGCACTTGAGTTTCCATCAAAATCTTAACATTTCTGGTTTCTAAGTTTCCtccctaattctttttttttccctcatcCTGCAAAGCTGCAACTGTTTTACTAATTCCTATTTGGTCAACCAACTTTAAGATATCCCTTGTTTCATCTTAAATTAAATACAAATTCCTCTCCGTTCGACAATAAACCTTAACCCTTATTCTCGTTAAGACCttcgttttttttattttgctttctttttgctGGGCTGAAGCTAATGTCTATATTCCACGGGGTTGCCCATCCAACTCCCTTTCATTAATTCCACACCAAATTTTGGTGTTATAGAAAATCAATTCTAGACTTAGTGGTTGGTTATAGTTTCAATCCTAATATAGCCACTAGTTAATTCTTTGAGCAAGACTTCAAGGTACATAGAAACCTCAAGCTTTGATCCCCTGTAAATATGGGCCAGCTCTGGTAAAAATCATCATTAGGCCACGAAAATGCAATTGCTGACCAAGTACCAGGGGATCAATAAATGGTGGAAAGGATCACCTAGAACATCtaagaacttttctccatgaTTGAAAGCAATATAGGAcaagtaaatggaagcataaCAAAACTATCTGTAGGAGAAACCCCATCATTGATGATGTTAAATTGTCAAACAGAACACAACTGGTGAGAGGATGTATCCTACTTCGTGTCAGGCTTCAAACAAGGCTACTTTGGTTTTCCTACCACTATCCTTGGGACTTGCTTTGTTGTTTAAAAGAATTTCATGGGATGCCCTTATCACTTAAATCTAATGCCTCATGTTAGAGGTTCCCTGCTAACTATGAGACCCCACACACTCACTATAGCAGAGAGAACAATCTGTAAAAGTATTGCTTTGGGATTAATGTTTGATGGAGCATCACAATGTTTTGAAAACTTTGCCCAGGATAGTAATTCACAAATCTTTGAGACATACAGCTGCCACTCTTGAAACACCCATTGTATAAAATGATTCTCTCCAACAGAGGTTCATCAAAAGTGAAGTGGATGCTCATGTTGGCCAGATTGTCCCTGTCAGTTTGGCCTGAACAAATTCTGAATAAGAGACAATGGACTTTCCATATCTTTTACTTAAATCCATCTTTCTGATAACTTTCTATTAAATTCTTGACACTGTGTTTGACATAGAcagttattttctttgtttaaacCAATACTAATTTACTTGCCCACTGCTCTTGGAATTTTAGGGATCAAGATCTGTGAAATGCTTACACTGTCTAAAACAGGTTATCTTTCTTTGTACTTGTCTCTACTATTAACATGTGACAGATCAGAGAAAAAGCAATTTTGATTATTGCACTAAATTTCAACATATATGTCTAAGATTCCTGAGGGTAGAATATGTGACCTAAAGTTCAGCAGTTTGACCCTTCCTGTTCTGAGAAAGAATACTCTGTTTCTAAATTTTTATGTAGTCTTGTAGAAAGGTTAGCATGGAGAGGGAAttctaattttcaaaaatttcaagaatttgTGCTTATTCCAGTTAGATATTATTCATATTATAGCAAGCtcaaaatttttgtttcttctatCGAGGTTGCATGATACTAGACTCTTGAATATTGAATGGGCTGGGCATTGAGTTGACATTTGACAtgagagaaagttttcctctacTGTGTGTGTGAAGGAAAGTACTAGGGTCATAATTACTCTGCCCCCTACTATACGAAGTCGATAATGCCATCACCACTGTTTCAAATGTCCATCCCAAGACACTCATAGCCATACCACTGTTTCAAATGTCCATCCCAAGACACTTATAGCCATCGTTCTTCCTTCACTGTGGGTGAAGGAAACTGCCTTCTTTGACATGTATCACATCATATTACTATCTACGAGCATAgcatattattataataaaaaagaaggtATGAATTAACTTTTATTGTTTgcaatattttttcatttgacAAGAATACCTTTTTTCATGATAGAATTTTTCTTCATCATCTCCCCTCATAATATGTTTAAAACTATCTTATGAaagaagttttccttcaccacgaGGTTACCGCTGTCAGCAATGGTCATAAAAATCTGCCCCCTATTTATGAATGGCAAACATACCCCTCTACTTTGCACGATACCCTATGGACACTGATCAAAGGTCTCCGTCAATGGATACCTCATTGATTGTGGCTGtctggctgaaggaaaactccgTCCTTATTGTCTATTTAGATTTTAGATTGGTAAATAGGTAAACAGTAAGAGGATCTTGCATTCCTTGCTAACCCCTGTTTAATTGTTTAACTAGGGGTTATAAGTGTACAAGTATGTATTTAAATATGCATACATATAtattatgagaaaaagaacactaattGGGCGTGTGTGATGCATTGcccttgtgcccagacacagggacACGTGAAATGACCGCCATGCCTTGGGGAAAGATGGAATTTTTCGTGTGATGGTTATTTCGCATGCCTGGTGTCTGGGCTTAGGCGCAGCACACCGCACGcacccaggtagcgttctcttttcCATATATTATATAGTAACTCAAGACTTGACACATGACATATCTCATCTTATCTACCAAtggtttttttctcctttccaaGCATCCAAATTTAAACATGAAACCTAAAACCCAAATCCTACCCCTTAAATCCACTCTCTAAACAATAAGACTCCCAATGCTCTTCTTTTGATGCTTTATCTACTATGCAATGAGAATTTTCACATGGATAAAGCCAAGGCAAATCCTTATCCGAGCTTGTGGGGTAAAGGCAAAAGGccagggtttcaagaatcggcGAATTGGATCAGGAATCGTCTGATTCGGGTTGGCATTGGTGATCATCAATCCCGATTTTTTATGATTTGACCAATTTCTGGGAAAAAATAAACACATGAATAATTATAATATACCTCAGATTAGCCGATCCTATGGCTTTTTCAAATTGAATTCCATGGAACCGACCACTTTCGTCCTCGTTTCCACGTTTTAAAACCCTGCGAAGCAGTCCACACAACAATTGAATGTAAGGAGGGTAGGGGCTGTAGGTGGCCGAATTTTGGGTCTTTTGTAGTGACACAGGGTGTGTAGTGCATCATTCGACGGTTCGTAGTGTTTGGGCATGCAGTCCAATATATAGGCAGGGTGTTGGGTTATGTGCCCAAGCACTGTGGGCCATTGGATGTGCGTTACACTCCCTGTCATGCTACAAAGGAGCCCAACGCGTAGGTGGCCGGGCTTGGCCAGGcatgttaaaacttaaaacctCAGTCAAACCCTAGGGGTCTTAAAGTTTGTCAAGTCCAGCCTGGCCCTGCCAGGTCCTAAGTAATACTTGGCCTAGGCCTGACCTTGCAAGGATTTACCCTGGCCCAGCCCTGATTGACCATGAATTataattataatatattaattttgAACATTATAATACACTAAAGTCTTGAGGTAAATGTTTCCTAAAAATCGATGTCATAGgtctgagtgaatcccttggcaaCCAGTTTGGCATTCTAGCGAGCAATGGTTCCATATGCATTATGCTATATTGTGaatacccacttgcatccaactgTCTTCTTTTTGTTAGGACAAGGTACAAGCTCCCAAGtgtcatttttcttcaaggcctaCATTTCCTCTACTATGGCATTCTCCGTTTTAGGTCTGTGATAGCTTCCTTCCAACCCTGTGGAATAGACACAGAAgacagagaagaaacaaaggcacggTAGGGGTAACAAGgactcataagagataaggttaTAAAAAGGGTGTTTGGTGCAGGCCCTTGAAGAGATTCACTACGTACTGCTTGGATCAGTAGAACCTGCTTGGGGAATGTAGATGAACATGGTATGTTTGGGatagtctttttcttttggccAAGAATACGTGATGAGATCCTTTTGTTTAGTGGCAGCATCAATCTCAACCACTTGCTCTCCCTGAAGACGAACAATATCAATGAAAAAAGGAGATGAaggattctcttcttctagagTCTCCCCCTTGAAGAGAAGACTGATAATAAGGTTCATCCTCGTGAAAAGTCACATCCATCGTAATGAACAGCTTGCGAGAGgggggatgataacacttataaccaTTCTGGGAAGCAGAATATGAAAGAAAGATACATTTGATAACCCGTGGTTCAAGTTTCGACCGAAACGGGGATGAGTTGTGAGCAAAGCagacaacaacagcaacaaactcagccttatcctaactGAATGGGGTCGGTGTTAAGAGTACATAgtttcaggggtatatttgtacttAGGCACTTACTTATGTATTTTATGTGCTATTTGTATTAGGCTAAGGGCCTGAGTGTAATTAGATATTCTTCTCAATGTAAGGTTGTTTGTCTCAAGTTGAGAGACACAACAGATTACAccaaatcgtgtttgaactttgCCTCCCTtggagctctttttttttttttaaacctgaatattacctgggacccgggctggcccctaagCTTTTATTAGAAACATGAGAACcaataaagaatacagggggggacatTCCGCCTTACCCTAACCCACGGTCTCAAAAGGACACTCCACTCAGGACAGTCTAAACTCCCCATACAAGCAAAAAAGAAACTTAACATCCTAGGATAGGCAAACCAGCCTTGTCTTCACTAATAATTTTTTGGAGCTGTCCCACCGGCATGCTCCCTGGCTGAAAACTGGCAGATGTCTCCGTATCACAGGAATAGTTGGCTAACCAGTCAGCTGCTCTGTTGCTTTCTCGGTATGCAAACACTACACGGGCCCTTGTAGATGCCACTAACTCTTGAATCTCCTTGTAATAGTACCATCCACCCCACAGGCTGCACCTCTTCTCCTGAACTACCTTGACAGTAGCCTCAGAATCACAGTTGACTACCACATCCTGCAAGCCCAACAACTTGCACAAACTCAGCCCATCCCTTAAAGCCCGTAGCTCTGCCAGTGAATTAGTGCACGGCCCGTAAAAATTAGCAAAAGCAGCCCGGACCTCCCCCTGTATGCACCTAATGATCCCTCCTCCACCTCCTAGACCCGGGTTACCCCGACAGGCGCCATCCACATTCAGCTTTACCGAAACAGAAGGGGGGCACCAGTAAACCGGCATGGGGCGCTTTGTCCTGAGAGCAAGTACCGACAAGCCAAGATACTCCAAAATCAAGCCCTCCCTTGCCGAAGTGCGATTGCCTACCTTGGCCGGGTAGGGCAGTTCCCTCACCCAGGCTTTGATACACTCAACAATTGAGGTAGTTGTCCGTCTTATCCCCCCATGCCTTCTgttgtttctctccttccagAGTTCCCAAATGATCAGAGATGGAAGGATCCCTGTAATATAAGCAATGAGGCTATGGCAGCCCGCCAGTCCTTGCCAATAGATCAGCCTACTTCTAGCATCTTGGGTGGGGAGGAGGGCAATGTCAAACACTCTGGAGAAATGGTCCCATACTCTAGTCGCCGTGGCACCCTGCACCAAGCAATGATCCGTTGTCTCTCTTTGGGGCCTTCTACAGCAAAAGCATTTTGAAGCTAGTGGGATACCCAGCGCCATTAGTGAGTCATCAGTGGGTATTTTTCCATTCAACAGCTGCCATGAGAAAAAGCCTATTTTTACCGGGAGTATCTGGTTCCAAAGCCATTTCGCATAGGCAACCGTAGGCGCCCCTCCCCTTACCACATTCCAAACAGCCTTGGTAGAGAACCTGCCATTTACTGCATGGAGTCCAAACCAACACATCCTCGCAGTCCGACAAGATGAACGAACCTGACAAGATATGCTCTCTAATATGATCTGAATCAATGCTACCTACCACCTCCTGCCTCCAGGAACCGTCTGCGGCCATGGCATCTTTGACCCGCAGCCCCACATCAACTACTAGGCCGTTATCCACCGTGTCTAAAAGTGGGCCAAAACCTGTCCAGTTGTCCAGCCAGAAAAGAATGTTAC
This window harbors:
- the LOC122662451 gene encoding probable polyamine transporter At3g19553; its protein translation is MHQRQVFSFRSKQMVGSVKTTDAKSKTKLTLLPLIALIFYEVSGGPFGVEDSVRAGGPLLSLLGFLVFPLFWSIPEALITAELATSFPENGGYVLWVSAAFGPFWGFQEGFWKWFSGVMDNALYPVLFLDYLKHSFPIFNRLIARIPTLLGITVSLTYLNYRGLHIVGFSAVALAIFSLLPFLVMGLLSLPKIRPKQWLVIDLGKVDWRGYFNSLFWNLNYWDKASTLAGEVENPSRTFPKALLGAVVLVVASYLIPLLAGTGALDSSPSEWSDGYFAEVGMLIGGLWLKWWIQAAAAMSNMGLFEAEMSSDAFQLLGMSEMGMLPGFFASRSKYGTPTISILCSATGVVFLSWMSFQEIVEFLNFLYSIGMLLEFAAFIRLRIKKPDLQRPYKVPLKTFGVTILCLPPSLLLVLVMCLASVKTFLVSGSVIILGVFLYPIIEHLREKRWAHFDTLPAVPKDNVQDAVPVLSQPHQEYVDESSISLLSELPSTNRGQQSSEILLEEVLKLE